A window of Spirochaetota bacterium contains these coding sequences:
- the ruvB gene encoding Holliday junction branch migration DNA helicase RuvB: MENLQRLASSTKLDEDHGEKTLRPTTLKEFIGQSKLKENLKVFIESAKIRRTSLDHVLLAGPPGLGKTTLAFIIASELGSNITSTSAPIIEKPGDLASILTELNENDILFVDEIHRLSQVIEEILYPAMEDRTIDIIIGQGMGAKTIKIDLSPFTLVGATTRTGLLTSALRDRFGIPLRLNYYQTDDLKEISIRSANIFGSKITDDAAYEIARRSRGTPRIVNRLLKRVGDFTVVEGREIIDIEITKYALDRLDIDYMGLDEMDRKILSTIIDKYDGGPVGVKTIAISVGEEIDTIEDFYEPYLVQAGLLNRTPRGRVATRNAYNHLGIEYTRRMEDNAQTNLFVEE; this comes from the coding sequence ATGGAAAATCTGCAAAGACTTGCGAGTTCAACCAAGCTTGACGAGGATCATGGAGAAAAAACATTAAGACCAACCACCCTAAAGGAGTTTATTGGTCAATCTAAATTAAAAGAAAACTTGAAGGTCTTCATAGAATCCGCTAAAATTAGAAGGACATCCTTAGATCATGTTCTCTTAGCAGGCCCGCCAGGCCTAGGAAAGACCACCCTTGCCTTCATCATTGCCAGTGAATTAGGCTCCAATATTACATCAACATCCGCACCGATTATCGAGAAACCCGGGGATCTTGCATCTATCCTAACAGAATTGAATGAAAATGACATCCTATTTGTTGATGAAATTCATAGATTATCTCAGGTAATTGAAGAGATACTCTACCCTGCCATGGAAGACCGTACAATAGATATCATTATTGGACAGGGTATGGGGGCAAAGACAATTAAGATCGACTTATCACCCTTTACTTTAGTCGGGGCTACTACCAGAACAGGCCTCTTAACCTCGGCTTTAAGGGATAGATTTGGAATACCCTTAAGATTAAATTATTACCAAACAGACGATCTAAAAGAGATTTCAATTCGTTCAGCAAATATATTTGGAAGTAAAATCACTGATGATGCTGCTTATGAGATTGCTAGAAGATCAAGAGGCACCCCAAGAATTGTCAACAGATTGTTGAAAAGGGTAGGAGATTTTACCGTTGTTGAAGGGAGGGAGATTATTGATATCGAAATTACCAAATATGCTCTTGATAGATTAGATATCGATTATATGGGTCTTGATGAGATGGATAGAAAAATTCTCTCCACAATAATTGATAAATATGATGGAGGCCCGGTAGGAGTAAAAACAATTGCCATCTCAGTCGGGGAAGAAATAGATACAATTGAAGATTTCTATGAACCCTATCTTGTCCAGGCAGGTCTTCTGAATAGAACACCAAGGGGGAGGGTCGCTACAAGAAATGCCTATAATCATTTAGGAATTGAGTATACAAGAAGGATGGAAGATAATGCTCAGACTAACCTATTTGTTGAGGAATAG
- the kdsB gene encoding 3-deoxy-manno-octulosonate cytidylyltransferase yields MNTIGVIPARFASTRFPGKPLVKILGKTLIERVYKRAERSSLQRLLVATDDTRIVDEVLSFGGNVVLTGEHTSGTDRVVEALEGEKCDIVINIQGDEPLIKPEVIDTIIKYMQENRQVEVATVASIINQIEEIDDPNVVKVVSSKKGKALYFSRSTIPFRRDSNTLHYKHIGIYGYRRDFLNEFIKMPPSPLENAESLEQLRILENGFDIHISVVDYESIGVDLPEDICKVENALIREGDV; encoded by the coding sequence ATGAATACAATAGGAGTGATTCCTGCAAGATTTGCCTCTACCAGATTTCCAGGTAAACCTCTTGTGAAGATATTAGGGAAAACTTTAATTGAGAGGGTATATAAGAGAGCTGAGAGATCCAGCCTTCAAAGATTATTAGTCGCTACTGATGATACTCGTATTGTTGATGAAGTATTATCTTTCGGGGGTAATGTCGTATTAACAGGTGAGCATACTTCCGGAACAGATAGAGTTGTGGAGGCCCTTGAGGGAGAGAAATGCGATATCGTTATAAATATTCAGGGGGATGAGCCTTTAATAAAACCGGAGGTAATAGATACAATTATAAAATATATGCAGGAAAACAGGCAGGTTGAGGTTGCTACAGTAGCCTCTATAATCAATCAGATTGAAGAAATAGATGATCCTAATGTAGTAAAGGTTGTATCTTCCAAAAAGGGGAAAGCCCTATATTTTTCCAGATCCACGATACCCTTTAGAAGAGATTCTAATACTCTTCATTATAAGCATATTGGGATTTATGGATATAGGAGAGACTTTTTAAATGAGTTTATCAAAATGCCTCCTTCTCCCCTTGAAAATGCAGAATCCCTAGAGCAATTGAGAATATTGGAGAATGGATTTGATATTCACATATCCGTTGTGGATTATGAGTCAATAGGTGTAGATCTTCCGGAAGATATCTGCAAGGTGGAGAATGCCTTAATAAGGGAAGGGGATGTGTAG
- a CDS encoding carboxypeptidase-like regulatory domain-containing protein, translated as MKKLLKQLFVVMVFGLMLNPLISCFDDLLITGTVLLDGTGLEDVTLTLRRGSTTIDSTMTNSDGEYVFAEIEAGTYIITPSKEGYAFSPDNIEVTVDDEAILDQDFEAVIMITWAESYGGGDEDYAESIQQTSDGGYIVAGSTYSFGAGGSDFIVLKLDPNGVVEWQNTYGGSSDDAAESIQQTSDGGYIVAGYTESFGAGGQDFWVIKLDSNGTMDWSQTFGDAGDDYAKSVQQTTDGGYIVAGAKYDIVATFYDMWVIKLNSDGSLDWDNTYGGSSGDWAHSIQQTSDGGYIVAGNTFSYGAGSSDFYIVKLDVSGVQLWDQIYGGISAEYAESIQQTFDNGYIVTGRTNSFTAVSFDYWVIKLDDMGNDEWARIYGGSYYDLAFSVEQTSEGGYIVAGTSNTYPTSEEADYDYWILKLESDGDEEWSRTYGIVPGSSNEYARSIEQTSDGGYIVGGWSYTINSDIWILKLDRNGEY; from the coding sequence ATGAAAAAATTATTAAAACAACTTTTTGTAGTTATGGTGTTTGGTTTAATGCTGAATCCCTTAATTTCATGTTTTGATGATCTATTAATTACAGGTACAGTTTTATTAGATGGGACTGGTTTAGAGGATGTTACTTTAACACTTAGGAGAGGGAGCACGACAATTGACTCAACAATGACTAATTCTGATGGAGAATACGTTTTTGCTGAAATTGAGGCTGGCACCTATATAATAACTCCTTCCAAAGAAGGATACGCTTTTTCACCGGATAATATTGAAGTTACTGTAGATGATGAAGCGATCTTGGATCAGGACTTCGAAGCTGTTATTATGATTACTTGGGCTGAGTCCTATGGCGGAGGTGATGAAGATTATGCTGAGTCAATTCAGCAGACCTCTGATGGTGGATACATAGTTGCTGGATCAACATATTCCTTCGGTGCTGGTGGTTCTGATTTTATAGTCCTTAAGCTCGATCCTAATGGCGTCGTGGAATGGCAAAATACCTATGGAGGCAGTTCTGATGACGCAGCAGAATCTATTCAACAGACTTCTGATGGAGGATACATAGTTGCCGGATATACTGAATCCTTCGGCGCCGGGGGGCAGGACTTCTGGGTGATTAAACTTGATAGCAATGGAACGATGGATTGGTCGCAAACCTTTGGCGATGCGGGTGATGATTATGCAAAATCAGTACAGCAAACCACTGATGGTGGATATATTGTAGCTGGGGCAAAATATGATATTGTTGCTACCTTTTATGATATGTGGGTAATTAAACTCAATTCTGATGGCAGTTTAGATTGGGATAACACCTATGGCGGGAGCAGCGGCGATTGGGCACATTCGATTCAGCAAACCTCTGATGGCGGATACATTGTTGCTGGAAATACATTTTCTTATGGGGCAGGAAGTTCCGATTTCTACATAGTTAAACTAGATGTTAGCGGTGTCCAACTTTGGGATCAAATTTATGGCGGCATTTCAGCCGAGTATGCAGAATCCATTCAACAGACTTTCGATAACGGATATATCGTAACTGGTCGCACAAATTCATTTACCGCTGTCAGTTTTGATTACTGGGTTATAAAACTTGACGATATGGGGAATGACGAATGGGCAAGAATATATGGAGGAAGTTATTATGATTTAGCATTCTCAGTTGAACAAACCTCCGAAGGTGGATATATAGTTGCTGGTACAAGTAATACATACCCAACTTCTGAAGAAGCGGATTATGATTATTGGATACTGAAACTCGAGTCTGACGGAGATGAAGAATGGTCAAGAACATATGGCATTGTTCCTGGGTCAAGTAATGAGTACGCTCGCTCAATAGAGCAGACATCTGATGGTGGATATATTGTTGGTGGATGGTCCTATACTATCAATAGTGATATTTGGATATTAAAACTGGATAGAAATGGCGAGTATTGA
- a CDS encoding radical SAM protein, with translation MKRLVAIETSRCVHCNFCKVAFCPSTEECIGCNACYIACPFQAVEMVEKPIDGTITISVDGKEAYVPEKITVKRALETLGYRFNQFPDEGIFAPCEVGGCWSCTVKIDGESARSCVTPIREGMKIETQYEEDVHRRLIFNYSAHPAGGVGTPLKIKQYGMGDFIELVCFTCGCNFRCPQCQNWTIAYRGKPSINVGDPRTPIEAAAIMKWLRGQYGLDRMTISGGECTLNRPWLISYIREMKRLNPDSNVRLHIDTNGSLLIPDYIDELVDAGMTDIGIDLKSLELDTFIKITGVTDRGLAERYLKTAWQAVQYINERYKEKIFLGIGIPYNQGFTTFDEIRRAGEEIARIDPEIQVCLLDYRGIYRSKITQPYPDEMRVGLGVLKDCGLRTAFCQTMDGYIVS, from the coding sequence ATGAAACGACTAGTGGCAATAGAAACATCAAGATGTGTTCATTGTAATTTCTGTAAGGTGGCATTCTGCCCATCAACTGAAGAATGTATAGGCTGCAACGCTTGTTATATCGCCTGCCCCTTTCAGGCAGTGGAGATGGTCGAAAAGCCAATCGATGGAACAATTACGATTAGTGTTGATGGCAAAGAGGCTTATGTTCCTGAAAAGATTACGGTTAAGAGGGCTCTGGAAACGCTTGGTTATAGATTTAATCAATTCCCTGATGAAGGCATTTTTGCTCCCTGTGAGGTTGGAGGATGTTGGAGTTGTACAGTAAAAATTGATGGAGAGTCGGCTCGCAGTTGCGTAACACCCATCCGTGAGGGGATGAAGATAGAGACTCAATATGAAGAAGATGTACATAGGAGATTGATATTTAATTACAGCGCCCATCCAGCTGGTGGAGTTGGAACACCGCTGAAGATAAAGCAATATGGGATGGGCGATTTTATTGAATTAGTCTGCTTCACCTGTGGATGTAATTTTCGATGTCCTCAATGTCAGAATTGGACCATTGCATACAGGGGGAAACCAAGTATAAATGTTGGAGATCCACGAACCCCGATTGAGGCTGCCGCTATTATGAAATGGCTTAGGGGACAATATGGATTGGACAGGATGACCATTTCCGGTGGTGAATGTACACTAAATAGGCCATGGCTGATATCATATATCAGGGAAATGAAGAGGCTAAATCCTGACTCAAATGTCAGATTACATATTGATACCAACGGCTCTCTATTAATCCCAGATTATATTGATGAATTGGTGGATGCTGGAATGACCGATATAGGGATTGATTTAAAAAGCCTGGAATTAGATACCTTTATAAAAATAACCGGTGTTACTGATAGAGGATTGGCTGAGAGGTATTTAAAAACAGCCTGGCAGGCAGTTCAATACATCAATGAACGATATAAGGAAAAAATTTTCTTAGGTATAGGAATTCCCTATAATCAAGGATTTACAACATTCGATGAGATAAGAAGGGCTGGAGAGGAGATAGCAAGAATTGATCCTGAGATTCAGGTATGTCTTCTAGATTATAGAGGGATTTATAGAAGCAAAATAACTCAGCCATACCCAGATGAGATGAGAGTAGGTTTAGGAGTATTAAAGGATTGTGGATTAAGGACCGCTTTTTGTCAGACTATGGATGGATATATTGTAAGTTAA
- a CDS encoding discoidin domain-containing protein: protein MTNITISHKQLFTGTICEFSSQIDNEHTIENVLIDNGYWSSKKSSCLVPEYFIIDYQKLVPINFIQLSTSPSGKTTFPTEFRIETSNDGINWMIIHTETRLDINDSIPYTIDFPLICCKYLKILVLKPKRVGTQFFSEIGRITTGISGIKSISTSSISSYEHNEKKLLDKRNDTYWESGLKDLSNRESIDIDLGRVYHINGIVLASPNCRPHGFSNHFRIQVSSDTNIWTTIIEENNFKAEASRRYLWNIDIIPVRFIHIDMNGMKLENEKYGVRLSVLEIYGVIADHSHTHNLNQLTPYASIFQAGMVKLAKDGDDSPNNAVQGNDSRLKNATTIFKGIVQLAEDGENKEGKAVQASDYRLQSATELRHGISRFARDKEDTPETAVQGNDSRLKEATESDLGIVKICPDGIYSELSVVRGNDTRLQKATTLSYGITRLATNGEDNPECAVQGNDRRLKDASSTHKGIVELAEDGEDRPDVVVQGSDRRLKHATTHSKGIVELAEDGEDRPDVVVQGNDRRLKHATTHSKGIVELAEDGEDRPDVVVQGNDRRLKHATTHSRGIVELAGDGEDRPEVVVQGNDRRLKPATTLTKGIVELAEDGEEKPGVAVQGNDKRLKEATTQSKGIVRIAEDGGDRPETVVQGSDKRLKEATTHSKGIVELAGDGENGANIVVQGNDKRLKDATTVNKGILRFAADGETSPSAAVQGNDKRLREATTTYKGIVQLAEDGENREDVVVQGNDRRLKDATTLSKGIVELAEDGESRPNVVIQGNDSRLKVATEESYGIAKLAKDGDTIKGACVQANDRRLNDPRTPLPHSHSYAPVKHDFNSHTGSISIITTKEERFDGIMPPPDNSAIVYAKNESDQAGAVGIAGISNPITEETKQSYGVIGHSKYVGIRGQSTGNPNSDSMGCGVLGISRFGVGGVFASEHSYSVVADGYCHLSEYDDSLGLMGNGDALLVNGKTEFNGKINLRNSLKDNAFPVNIVEMFEVDNAYYIELGDLLVVSEEGNSILSRSKVSYSTSLVGVVSGNPTVVINNSGKEKMIYPVALAGKVLCRVDARDRAINPGDMIVTSDKPGCGMSGEIDSFSKIGSVIGKALDGIDQGIGIIPIFITHI from the coding sequence ATGACAAATATAACTATCAGTCATAAACAATTATTTACTGGTACAATATGCGAATTTTCGAGCCAAATTGATAATGAACATACTATTGAGAATGTTCTTATAGATAACGGATACTGGAGTTCAAAAAAGAGTAGTTGCTTGGTTCCGGAGTATTTTATAATAGATTATCAAAAATTAGTTCCTATCAATTTTATTCAACTATCAACATCACCCTCAGGGAAAACTACCTTTCCGACAGAATTCAGGATTGAAACGAGTAACGATGGAATAAACTGGATGATTATTCATACTGAAACGAGATTAGACATTAATGATTCGATTCCTTACACAATAGATTTTCCATTAATCTGCTGTAAATATCTGAAAATACTTGTTCTCAAACCCAAAAGAGTAGGCACTCAATTTTTTTCTGAGATTGGTAGAATAACCACAGGGATATCCGGAATTAAATCAATATCCACAAGTAGCATCTCGTCTTATGAGCATAACGAAAAAAAACTTCTCGATAAAAGAAATGATACATATTGGGAGTCAGGCCTTAAGGATCTTAGTAACAGGGAGTCTATTGATATCGACCTTGGACGTGTATACCATATCAATGGAATTGTGCTCGCTTCACCAAACTGTAGACCCCATGGATTCAGTAATCACTTTCGAATCCAGGTAAGCTCCGATACTAATATCTGGACTACTATTATTGAAGAGAATAACTTCAAAGCTGAGGCATCGAGACGATATCTCTGGAATATTGACATTATACCAGTTAGATTTATTCATATTGATATGAATGGGATGAAGTTGGAAAATGAAAAATATGGAGTGAGGTTGTCTGTACTTGAGATTTATGGAGTGATAGCAGATCATTCCCATACACATAACCTGAATCAACTTACTCCCTATGCTTCGATATTTCAGGCAGGTATGGTTAAATTGGCTAAGGATGGAGATGATTCTCCAAATAATGCAGTACAGGGGAATGATAGCAGATTGAAAAATGCTACAACAATATTTAAAGGGATAGTACAGTTGGCTGAGGATGGCGAGAATAAGGAAGGCAAGGCTGTTCAAGCTTCTGATTATAGACTTCAGAGTGCAACTGAATTAAGACATGGGATTTCAAGATTTGCAAGGGATAAGGAAGATACACCTGAAACTGCCGTTCAGGGGAATGATTCTCGATTAAAAGAGGCAACAGAGAGTGATCTAGGAATAGTAAAGATCTGCCCTGATGGGATCTACTCAGAGCTTAGTGTTGTTAGGGGCAATGACACAAGGCTTCAAAAGGCTACTACTTTATCCTATGGAATAACTCGACTTGCTACAAATGGAGAGGATAATCCTGAATGCGCTGTTCAGGGAAATGATAGGAGATTAAAGGATGCTAGCTCTACCCATAAAGGGATAGTGGAGCTGGCAGAGGATGGCGAGGATAGGCCTGATGTTGTAGTACAGGGCAGTGACAGAAGGCTTAAGCATGCCACTACGCATTCAAAGGGGATAGTGGAGCTGGCAGAGGATGGCGAGGATAGGCCTGATGTTGTAGTACAGGGCAATGACAGAAGGCTTAAGCATGCCACCACGCATTCAAAGGGGATAGTGGAGCTGGCAGAGGATGGCGAGGATAGGCCTGATGTTGTAGTACAGGGCAATGACAGAAGGCTTAAGCATGCCACCACGCATTCAAGGGGGATAGTAGAGTTGGCTGGGGATGGCGAGGATAGGCCCGAAGTTGTAGTACAGGGCAATGACAGAAGGCTTAAGCCTGCTACAACCCTTACAAAAGGGATTGTGGAGTTAGCCGAGGATGGTGAGGAGAAGCCAGGGGTTGCTGTTCAGGGCAATGATAAGAGGCTTAAGGAGGCTACTACTCAATCCAAGGGGATTGTAAGAATCGCCGAGGATGGCGGAGATAGACCTGAAACAGTCGTCCAGGGTAGTGATAAGAGGCTTAAGGAAGCAACCACTCATTCAAAGGGGATTGTGGAGCTGGCAGGGGATGGAGAGAATGGCGCAAATATTGTTGTCCAGGGCAATGACAAAAGGTTAAAGGATGCAACCACCGTTAATAAGGGAATACTCAGATTTGCAGCGGATGGCGAGACGTCGCCTTCTGCTGCTGTTCAAGGCAATGATAAGAGGCTTAGAGAGGCAACCACTACCTACAAGGGAATAGTGCAATTAGCAGAAGATGGAGAAAATAGAGAAGATGTTGTAGTACAGGGTAATGACAGAAGGCTTAAGGATGCCACTACTCTATCAAAGGGAATAGTGGAGTTAGCTGAGGATGGTGAGAGTAGACCAAATGTAGTGATTCAGGGTAACGATAGTAGGCTAAAGGTCGCAACAGAGGAAAGCTACGGTATAGCAAAGTTGGCAAAGGATGGAGATACAATAAAAGGCGCTTGTGTTCAGGCTAATGATAGAAGGCTTAATGATCCTAGGACACCCTTACCTCATAGTCATAGTTATGCTCCAGTTAAACATGATTTCAATAGTCATACGGGCTCAATCAGCATAATAACAACAAAGGAGGAGAGGTTTGATGGAATTATGCCTCCTCCAGATAATTCAGCTATTGTTTATGCAAAAAATGAGTCAGACCAAGCTGGAGCTGTTGGTATAGCTGGTATTTCAAATCCTATTACTGAAGAAACCAAACAATCTTACGGTGTTATTGGGCATAGTAAATATGTGGGAATCAGAGGGCAATCGACGGGTAATCCGAATTCAGACAGCATGGGTTGTGGAGTTTTAGGCATTTCTCGTTTTGGAGTTGGAGGTGTCTTTGCGAGCGAACACTCATATTCAGTTGTAGCTGATGGCTACTGTCACTTATCTGAATATGATGATTCTCTTGGGCTTATGGGCAATGGGGATGCACTTTTAGTAAATGGGAAAACTGAATTTAATGGAAAGATAAATTTAAGGAATAGTTTAAAAGACAATGCCTTTCCAGTTAACATTGTTGAAATGTTTGAGGTTGATAATGCATACTATATTGAGCTTGGGGATCTATTAGTTGTCAGTGAAGAGGGGAATTCTATACTATCGCGATCGAAGGTAAGTTACAGCACATCTCTTGTTGGCGTAGTCTCGGGCAATCCAACGGTTGTCATTAACAACAGCGGGAAGGAGAAGATGATATACCCTGTAGCTCTTGCAGGCAAGGTCTTATGCAGGGTTGATGCCAGAGATAGGGCAATAAATCCAGGGGATATGATTGTCACTTCCGATAAACCTGGATGTGGTATGTCAGGAGAGATCGACTCATTCAGCAAGATCGGCAGTGTGATAGGTAAAGCGTTGGATGGTATAGACCAGGGTATTGGGATTATTCCCATTTTCATCACGCATATATGA
- a CDS encoding YgiT-type zinc finger protein: MKCCIERCPGEYMEQQITHPVRYHGEVVVIDHVPAEVCSVCGDVLLKPDTVRRIETLLQTATQPAKAVPLYEYA; encoded by the coding sequence ATGAAATGCTGTATTGAGAGATGTCCTGGCGAATATATGGAGCAACAGATTACACATCCCGTTCGCTATCATGGAGAAGTTGTAGTCATTGACCATGTTCCAGCGGAAGTCTGTTCAGTGTGTGGAGATGTGCTTCTGAAACCCGATACAGTACGTCGGATCGAGACATTATTACAAACAGCAACTCAACCAGCAAAAGCAGTACCCCTTTATGAGTATGCTTAA